ACGGTGGTCTGTAGATTTCCTACACGCTCCCCTACTGGCAAATGgtcctcttctccttctcctcggggcttcagcagctcccagcagcaaacacagcagctttaggCGGCaatctggtggccagcaggaaggattCCTCTCAGGTGTTGATGGTGATGGTGTCCTCAGGAGCAATGGCTGGctggctccccccctccccaaggggctgtagctggagcagcagcaaccaaggggggggtctagcagccagccagcaagcaggtagcagagatggggcgggggggttagcCCACCCAGCGAaatagctggagcagcagcagcagttgtagggagaacccagggcctagtagctggaggagcagctctttacctccctccctccagaccagtggggtacaggagtctgtttGAAGGCAAACACACCAgccactggatgagtagttttctgttccctgagtgaccagagaaggggctgcactaaagtaatcaggaacctgctagaaccagttaagccaggcaggctaattaggacacctggagccaattaagaagaagctgctagaatcaattaaggcaggctaatcagggcacctgggttttaaaaggagctcacttcagtttgtggtgtgagtgtgaggagctgggagcaagaggcgtaaggagctgagagggtgtgctgctggaggactgaggagcacaagtgttatcagacaccaggaggaaggtcctgtggtaagaataaggaaggtgtttggaggaggccatggggaagtagcccagggagttgtagctgtcatgaaactgttacaggaggcactatagacagctgcagtccacagggccctgggctggaacccagagtagagggtgggcccgggttccccccccaaacctcccaattgatgtggactgtgggttcttccagaaggGATGGTctttgggctgttccccaacccacatggtgaatctctgaggcaagaaaatctgccaataagtgcaggacccaccaagatagaggaggaactttatcacagtAGATAAtatggccaggagggaccatGTTGATCTTTTGCTCTGACCTCCTGCTTTGCACAATATGTAGGACTGCCCTAGataaattcctgtttgaacttgagcagatctttgagaaaaacatcccatcttgattgaaACATGACCAGTGATGGAGACACAACCCGatccttgctaaattgttccaatggtcaattacccTCAGTGTAAAAACTTTCCACTTTGTCTCTAGTCtcaatttgtctaccttcaactcCCAGACACCTACTCTTGTTAGACCTTTGGTTGCTAGCTTTAAGATCCCGCTGTTATCAAGTTTCTTTTCTCTGTTATCAGTACTGAATGAATGCAATCACGTCGCTCCATAACCTTCTCCTCATGAAGAGATTGAATTCTTAGAGCAGCTTTGTACTGGCCTccgagaaagttctgtctcctacACTGATGAGCTTAACCCTGCTGTCGGGAGTCCCATTGTTCCACAGAAGTGCAGTTGCTTTTGTCTCCCCCAGCCATTGACAGGAGGAGATCGTCCATCAGTGCTTCCAAAGCAGGGGAAGTGGATAGCAATTGATAGAAATTAGAAATGataaaatatagaaaatggataagggaagcaaaagttaCTAGAGACAAATCCATGGCTAGCAGAGCTGAGGAaaataataagattttttttagcaCATTAGAAACAAAGGAAATCCTAATAGCGGCATAGGCTtttactagatggagatggtaacACTGTAAATAGTGatgctgtcataaatataaagaaaactgtagcataaaatccctccttggcagctgtactggaTTGCTTTACCCGTAAGGGGTtaagcagttcaaataacctagttggcacctgaccagaaggatcaatgtggaaagaagatactttcaaatctggggggaaggatttgtttgttgttctcttaTGTTGTTTCCTCTCCGGACGGAGGGAGAAGCCAACCAGGTACaaccacttctgaaaatatacctggaataatccatctaaaatCACAGAAACTGTGAGTAGGGCAAGAAAatgtgttaggttatcttttgttttggcttgtgatttttttcctgtgctacagaggtagtttcatttctgtttttgtaaagtgaagctgagcccagaggggaatcctctgtgtttaaaatctttttattactctgtaaagttaccttccagcctgattttgcaggtgcaattcttttacttttttctttataataaagttcttcttttaagagcCTGATTGATTTCGGTGTCCTGAAGACACAggatctggtctgtgctcacattgcaaAGGCAATTGGTTGTTGTATTATTCTAAAGCCTCACCAGGAAAGGGGTTGAAGGGACttgggggggatatttgggggaaTAGGGATTGCAAGTGACCCTTTCCTGAATGTttttgtaaatcacttggtggtggcagaaaTACCATCAAGGAAAGGAATCTGTgacttggggaagttttaacctaagctcgTAGAATATAAGCTTAGTGGGTGtctcatgtgggtccccacatctgtaccccagagttcagagtggggggaaccctgacaaccccaaaccccactttccctccagcatttaaaatggtattaaatatataaaaattgtttttaatttttaagggagtcacactcagaggaTTGTTATGTGAAATGGGTCACCATtacgaaagtttgagaaccactgaactacacAATTGGAGCTCTTTGATACAAGTCACAGCAAAAGGGCTTTCCAGAAAgttggaagaagatataaaagggggtgtaGTGAGACGGTGTGGTTCACCACCACCCCGGAGGGAGATGAGTCCTTCCAgacaccagagtgggcggagccagtgaGCGCTGAGCCCACACCCCAGAGGGTCAGGCGTTGCCccagaagtataaaggctcgAGGTCAGAGCTCACTGGGAGATCATCCACCAGGGAGGCCAGACACCTCCGGCCTAGGTCGCGATTGGGAAACCCCAGTGGCCTGCGGTAAACCCGAGGACTGGCCTGACCTGCCCCACTCCAGCAACCCTGAGGAGTTGCCAAACCTGCCCTGCACCAGCTACCAGGAGGAGCTGCCAAGTGTGCCCCTCCCTAGCTATCCCAAGGAACCCATGGTACTGAACCCCCAGCAGGAcaccaccctgacccaggtaccTCAAGAGGGGGAGTaagaaagtagcccagggacagccaaccctagtctggctgcagcactgccaaggcccatgtcagtgtgttgcggccaggatccccactgactcagcagtGGGTCTTGTGCCGCTGCTAGAGCCccgggctgggagtgggagggcctgtgtcccccctgccacccacctcaTGGGTGgccatctccccctctcccaggccctttGGAACCTAGGGCCTGGGCGTACTGTTGTttctcagcccctgcctgagggcctgacccACCACTGTCCctccctgacctagggcctgggctcacTGTGTTTATTTCTGCCCTCACAAAGGGCACAGAAGAAGACTCCTGCAGCTGAACTAATTCCCCACAAGACATCTTCCCGAGtttagtgaggcggtgtggttccccgcTGCACCGGAGAGAGACGAGCCCCAGCTAACCTCtctacaggggggaaaaaacataatGATGGGACCCTcattctccctacaacaacacacctgaaagTACCGGAGggaaaagactgaactgggggaagtgctgatcccaggcaggaaagaaggaagccTGCCTGAAAAAGCAAACCTGCTTGTACTTgactctctgtgagctgaggggtgaaaacattatctaactGGGTGAGACCCTGCTTGATTCAAACACTAACTAGCACACTGGCATTAgattgtggttttgttttatttcttatggaAATCTACTTTGATctttttgctatcacttataatcacttaaaatctaactttACATAGTTAATTGGTCTATTTTACATTTTACCAAAAACACTCTGTGTTTTTTAAAGTCCAaaggggaaaaatctcagctcatgAACAAGAGTCGGTGCACATCCAGTTtcctttgtagaaatggcagactgggtaataaattcatactggtcaggttttgaccagggcaggatggtagaGCACTGGGGtcttaggctggggagctgggagtattttggctgtagcctctctgttgcgggttcatgcagtggctggacAGAGCATTCATGAACACAGCTGGGTGGGGTTCCTGCCTGTGGACATTAGTATGACTGTAATCTTGGagtgctttgcagcttgtcacaatgtCACAGTGCAAGAGGGATCCCAGATTGTCATGACAGAGGGGTCAGCTgtatcccagttccaggtggcaccccagcaGGGACCCATGAAAGATAATCCAGAAAGtgttgggtggggagaggagtgaaccacaggggcagggccttgggagaAATGACACAGAAGTGGgaggggccttgagggaagatgcAGAGTGGGCTGGAGCCTtgcggaaagaggcagggcagggtgaaGGTCCTCAGGTGTCCAGTTACAATTAGAATTagaattagaaaggtggcaactctATGAGTTAATGAGTTGTACACTGACTGATTCCTCAGTTTGTCACAATGACACAGCACAGTAAGGCCAGGAAAGGGTTTAATGTCTCTTTGACTGTTCAGTAAGTGATTCAGGGAAGAGGGCCCTGCACCAGGTCACCAGCCAACTGTGCATGGAGCGCAGTCTGAGAGCCAGAGAACCAGGAGAGAAGTTGAATTCCTTTATGTGGTAAGAGCCggagcagcctgtcccggatctgtttggtcctcacacCGTAGATAATGGGGTTTAACACGGGGGGCACCAATAAGTACACATTGGCAAGGAGAATGTGGAAATGCAGGGGTACATTGTGCCCAAACCTGTATGAAAGAGAGGAGAAGAGACCTGGGATGTAAAAGGCTAAGATGGCACAgagatgggagctgcaggtcccaaaagtcttgagccggGCGTCTTTTGTGGGGAGActgaagatggccctgaggatctggataTAGGACACAGTGATAAAAAACAAATCCAGACCAACCCTAAAGGATAGTGCAAAGAGGCCGTAGTAATTACTGATGCGGATGTCAGCACAGGATAGCTTCACCACGGCCATATGCTCACAGTGCGtgtgggggatgatgttggttctgcaatatggccactgcCTCGTCAGGAAGGGATAGGGTAATGCGAGTATGACACTGCGCAGCACCACAGCCAGGCCAATCTTGGCCACCACGAGatttgtcaggatggtggaatgtctcaggggatggcagatggccacatagcgatcCAAAGCCATGGCCACGAAGATCCCAGACTCAATCCCTGAGAAGCAGTGAACGAAGAACAGCTGGGTAAGGCAGGCACTGAATTCTATCTCCCTGGAATTAAACCAGAAAATGCTCAGCAGTTTGGGCAGAGTAGATGTAGTTAGGACGAGGTCGCTGACAGCCAGCAtacagaggaaatagtacatgggtcCATGGAGGCTCGGCTCCGTCCTCACAATGAATAGGATGATAAAGTTCCCTAAAATGGCTATGATATACATGGTACAGAAGGcgatggagatccagacatgggctgcctccaggccaggaatgcccagcaggatgaaggtggaggggttggtgaagtcagttgtgttggaatctgacataGTGTAGAGGAGAAGGTGTCCAGCTCTGAGGCAGAACGGTGTCTAGTGCATGTACTGTATGATCCCCTGACTTCCTGTATCTGCCCAGTATCTAGGGTGATGGTCGCAGTACAAAtgcctggatggagagacaatATGAATATGAGACACTACACAAACTAGTGTATCCTGTTGTCATGGGTGAAGCAGATTGGTTgctcttcacacactgaaaaatgttaTTGAGAGAAATGAACTATGTACAATTGACCTTACTAATGCCAATTCCATATTTTATGATGCTCCATGCATCAAAAATTCCTACACTTGTTGGTGTATAAAACCTTAATAGGCACCATCAGGAAACACGAGTGTGGATACTGGTTATCCCTCATTGTTCCTTAATGCAAGGAAACCCAGGCTACAGAGTCTGTTTCCTGTtcctgttagagggctttcccttcaccctcttccCTGGTTCTtttcatgcagacagaaagcagaagaccgcATTCCGAAGTGCAAGCAATTCAGTGCTTATTGTGGTTAGTTCCAAGCTAGTGTATCCATAGCTCTACGCTCtggcagagtctgtttcccaggCTTCGTCCCACCCCTTTTGTTCCCTATGGGAGGGGTGTGAAATGGTGTATGGAATTATtcaaacaaaactaaagagtggcgggccgggtatggggatatgaattttttctcaacctgggatcaaacagaaaaatcaatctcatgttccccctacagtaatcTTAGTGGAAACAATACAATCTTCCAATGACGTGCAAATAGCACCACTCCTCGTAAGGAGAATTACCCTGTGCCCTTTGGAGGATATTACTCCTTCTTTGCAGGCACCTATGTGACAAATGAGTGCAACCGACCCTTCCCggccttaataggccatcattgggtttgtgggaccaaagcttatactgcgttaccagctaactggtcaggtatctgttatcccgcccggctcttcccacaattccgagTGCTAAGGTCCTTCCCATGAGAACGCCTCCGTAATTTCAGGCGAAGAACAAGGGACTCATCTgatgcccaatggtatgtaaataacataagccccttaacctgggaagaggccattggcggttcccttatcccacttgggggagtaatacaccatgcaaaaaggctcctgaggttacaagcagtagttgaaataatggcaaatgaaaccggagagagtttaaagaccctggccaaagaaacaggggcgatcCGACAAATGGTCCTCCAAAACCGTCAGGCATTGCACATAGTGCTGGaggccaaaggagggacctgtgctctcattggaaaagaatgttgtgtgtttaTACCTGACAACATCAATGAGGTAATGGATCGTGTTAGCCACTTAGAACAAATCACATATCTTCCCCGTGAAGAGccgagttctttatggaagtggctaagtaacctgttcaatttctctggcataggaaactggttgtttcagggagccctgactattctgtttggaatcctaatgatttttgtatgttttcagttaatctcccgttgtatccagaattgtgtaaggtatgccacccaggtgactgccccaaaacagagtgctaaaaTGATGATTTTGAATCACTGATGAACAAAAGAGATAAAGAGCGgttaatatgtggaacccagtaattgttggtcatTGCATAGCTTGACCAAAAGAAGGgattgtgaaagtagaatgaattatattgtaaaaatagaatggattaaagaaatgctgtatctacctttaagcagaaataaggaatgttgaaatacagCTGTTaggaaaaggaacattaaggcataaacaatgagtccacttaagctaatggtggaacaTTAGATGGAGATCTGTAAAAATTAGTAAGGAAATTGAGTATGTATGTCTAGCCTCAcgtaaacttgtcagttctgctttctttgtcctcttgttaaCTTCGcaccctttttatctgtataaaataaggtagtgtgAGTCTTtcatggtgctcacattatctcaatgtattagcagagtgctgtgctaataaacagagtggtctaacaaatTGTGAATCCTGAATCTAACTTTGACAGGGGTAGGGAGTGAGGTTGCGTTCTGGAAAAGGCCAGGTCATTCTTCAGCTTCTATGCCTCCACCACACCTTCCCTTGTACCTCCTAACTGCTTGCTTGATCTTGCCTTGAAATAAGGAGTTGAGGCAGTCTTTATCTGTGCGTTCGTATATTGTATTCCCACCATGCCCAGTAACAACTTAGCTGTATCCCTTATCTTTTCCCATTGTACAAA
The DNA window shown above is from Trachemys scripta elegans isolate TJP31775 chromosome 1, CAS_Tse_1.0, whole genome shotgun sequence and carries:
- the LOC117888447 gene encoding olfactory receptor 52R1-like encodes the protein MSDSNTTDFTNPSTFILLGIPGLEAAHVWISIAFCTMYIIAILGNFIILFIVRTEPSLHGPMYYFLCMLAVSDLVLTTSTLPKLLSIFWFNSREIEFSACLTQLFFVHCFSGIESGIFVAMALDRYVAICHPLRHSTILTNLVVAKIGLAVVLRSVILALPYPFLTRQWPYCRTNIIPHTHCEHMAVVKLSCADIRISNYYGLFALSFRVGLDLFFITVSYIQILRAIFSLPTKDARLKTFGTCSSHLCAILAFYIPGLFSSLSYRFGHNVPLHFHILLANVYLLVPPVLNPIIYGVRTKQIRDRLLRLLPHKGIQLLSWFSGSQTALHAQLAGDLVQGPLP